From Actinoplanes oblitus, a single genomic window includes:
- a CDS encoding Fur family transcriptional regulator, with protein sequence MTADFEAQLRAVSLRVTRPRLAVLTALRDHPHVDTDGVIALVRADHPTVSHQAVYDVLRALTSSGLVRRIQPAGATARYELRVRDNHHHVVCRSCGAIADVDCAVGHAPCLTASHDHGFVIDEAEVVYWGTCPDCVTRPEGIS encoded by the coding sequence ATGACGGCCGACTTCGAGGCGCAGCTTCGGGCGGTCTCGTTGCGCGTGACCCGACCGCGTCTGGCGGTGCTCACCGCGCTGCGCGATCACCCGCACGTCGACACCGACGGGGTGATCGCGCTGGTGCGCGCTGATCACCCCACGGTGTCCCACCAGGCGGTTTACGATGTGCTGCGTGCGCTCACCAGCAGTGGGCTGGTGCGCCGCATCCAGCCCGCCGGTGCGACCGCCCGCTACGAACTGCGGGTGAGGGACAACCACCACCACGTCGTGTGCCGCTCCTGCGGCGCGATCGCCGACGTCGACTGCGCGGTCGGCCACGCCCCCTGCCTCACCGCCTCGCACGACCACGGGTTCGTGATCGACGAGGCGGAAGTCGTCTATTGGGGCACCTGCCCCGACTGCGTGACCCGTCCGGAAGGAATCTCATGA
- a CDS encoding DUF899 domain-containing protein, translating to MTTTNNLPPIVSRDEWTAARRALLTAEKEAVRAKDALNTRRRELPIVRIEKQYTFDGPDGPRTLAELFGGRRQLIVQHFMFHPDWADGCGSCTAALDEVNDGLLRHLAARETSYAVIARAPLAKLQAYRAKRGWSIPLHSSFGSDFNYDFHVTIDASVTPVEFNYRTADELRAAGQDWLLDPAGMPMEQPGMSCFLRVGDEVFHTYSTFARGTEQTGGSYGFLDMTALGRQEDWEEPKGRSGASRGAVPNFD from the coding sequence ATGACGACGACAAACAACCTCCCGCCGATCGTGTCCCGCGACGAGTGGACGGCCGCCCGACGCGCGCTGCTGACCGCCGAGAAGGAAGCGGTCCGGGCGAAGGACGCGCTGAACACCCGGCGCCGTGAGCTGCCGATCGTACGGATCGAGAAGCAGTACACCTTCGACGGGCCGGACGGCCCGCGCACCCTGGCCGAGCTGTTCGGCGGGCGCCGTCAGCTGATCGTGCAGCACTTCATGTTCCACCCGGACTGGGCGGACGGCTGCGGCAGCTGCACGGCGGCGCTCGACGAGGTCAACGACGGGTTGCTGCGGCACCTGGCGGCGCGCGAGACGTCGTACGCCGTGATCGCCCGTGCCCCGCTCGCCAAGCTGCAGGCGTACCGGGCCAAGCGCGGCTGGTCGATCCCGCTGCACTCGTCCTTCGGCTCGGACTTCAACTACGACTTCCACGTCACCATCGACGCGTCGGTGACCCCCGTCGAGTTCAACTACCGCACCGCTGACGAGCTGCGCGCGGCCGGGCAGGACTGGCTGCTCGACCCGGCCGGCATGCCGATGGAGCAGCCCGGGATGAGCTGCTTCCTGCGGGTCGGCGACGAGGTGTTCCACACGTATTCGACGTTCGCCCGCGGCACCGAGCAGACCGGCGGCTCGTACGGGTTCCTGGACATGACGGCGCTCGGCCGGCAGGAGGACTGGGAGGAACCGAAGGGGCGGTCCGGCGCGTCCCGGGGTGCGGTGCCGAACTTCGACTGA
- a CDS encoding RNA polymerase subunit sigma-70 — protein sequence MTAVADHLAELRPELVRYCYRMLGSAFEADDAAQETMLRAWRRAGSFEGRSTLRTWIYRIATNVCLDLLRERGRRAVPIDLGPASPVEAFSPAEPAGQLWLTPLPTDPGDVVADRDTIRLAFVAALQHLPARQRAVLILRDVLAWPAAEVAALLDASTGAVNAMLLRARATLAARAATGSAVSGDEQALVARYADAFQRYDVDALVTLLHDDAVQTMPPIAAWIRGAGEIGRFLLGPGHECRDSRLLPITGNAMPGHGHYRRHGDRWRPWAIQLIEVRGDRIAGLHTFLDVRLFPVFGLPTV from the coding sequence ATGACCGCGGTGGCCGACCACCTCGCCGAGCTGCGTCCCGAGCTGGTCCGGTATTGCTACCGCATGCTCGGGTCGGCGTTCGAGGCCGACGACGCGGCACAGGAGACGATGCTGCGGGCGTGGCGCCGGGCCGGCAGCTTCGAGGGCCGCTCCACGTTGCGGACCTGGATCTATCGGATCGCGACGAACGTCTGCCTCGACCTGTTGCGCGAGCGCGGTCGCCGCGCGGTCCCGATCGATCTCGGACCGGCCTCGCCGGTCGAGGCCTTCTCCCCGGCCGAGCCGGCCGGCCAGCTGTGGCTGACCCCGCTGCCCACCGACCCGGGCGACGTGGTCGCCGACCGGGACACGATCCGGCTGGCCTTCGTCGCCGCGCTGCAGCACCTGCCCGCCCGGCAGCGGGCGGTGCTGATCCTGCGCGACGTGCTCGCCTGGCCGGCCGCCGAGGTCGCGGCGCTGCTCGACGCCAGCACCGGCGCTGTCAACGCGATGCTGCTGCGGGCCCGGGCCACCCTGGCCGCCCGGGCCGCCACCGGGAGCGCGGTGAGCGGTGACGAGCAAGCCCTGGTCGCCCGCTACGCCGACGCCTTCCAGCGGTACGACGTGGACGCTCTCGTCACGCTGCTGCACGACGACGCGGTGCAGACCATGCCGCCGATCGCCGCCTGGATCCGAGGCGCCGGCGAGATCGGCCGGTTCCTGCTCGGCCCGGGCCACGAGTGCCGCGACTCCCGGCTGCTGCCGATCACCGGGAACGCGATGCCCGGCCACGGCCACTACCGCCGGCACGGGGACCGCTGGCGGCCCTGGGCGATCCAGCTGATCGAGGTGCGCGGCGACCGGATCGCCGGGCTGCACACGTTCCTGGACGTTCGCCTCTTCCCGGTTTTCGGCCTGCCGACCGTATGA
- a CDS encoding BtrH N-terminal domain-containing protein, translating to MIVDGVDFPGGRHCETTALGALLGHAGLVLSEPMLFGLGEGLGFVYWDAKNMDFPFLGGRSKPMEITRTVAARLGLDLRVAETSSAGRAWRQVADALDAGRPVGLQLDCYHLDYFTTKVHFGGHVVAMYGYDDTVAHLIDTAQQGGAVTTSLASLELARAERGPMTARRLSFTVGAPAGPPDLAAAIRTAIRQNARTFLDPPIANLGHRGIAKTSAQVKKWLDRSTDPARDLPLAAALMERGGTGGSLFRAMYRDFLAEAATLVDDDNLRHGQRLYAEIAPLWSEVAAHLTTAGETADPAYLAEAAKILADLAIREREAMETLARIR from the coding sequence GTGATCGTCGACGGGGTGGACTTCCCTGGTGGCCGGCACTGCGAGACGACAGCGCTCGGGGCGCTGCTGGGCCACGCGGGGCTGGTGCTCTCCGAGCCCATGCTGTTCGGGCTCGGCGAGGGGCTCGGCTTCGTCTACTGGGACGCCAAGAACATGGACTTCCCGTTCCTCGGCGGCCGGTCCAAGCCGATGGAGATCACCCGGACCGTCGCCGCCCGGCTCGGCCTGGACCTGCGGGTCGCCGAGACCTCCTCGGCCGGCCGGGCCTGGCGCCAGGTGGCCGACGCGCTCGACGCCGGCCGTCCGGTCGGCCTGCAACTGGACTGCTATCACCTGGACTACTTCACCACGAAAGTCCACTTCGGCGGGCACGTGGTCGCCATGTACGGCTACGACGACACCGTGGCCCACCTGATCGACACCGCCCAGCAGGGCGGCGCGGTCACCACCTCGCTGGCGAGTCTGGAGCTGGCCCGGGCCGAGCGGGGCCCGATGACCGCCCGGCGGCTCTCCTTCACCGTCGGCGCCCCGGCCGGCCCGCCCGACCTGGCCGCCGCGATCCGCACGGCGATCCGGCAGAACGCGCGGACCTTCCTCGACCCGCCGATCGCCAACCTCGGCCACCGCGGCATCGCGAAGACGTCGGCGCAGGTCAAGAAGTGGCTCGACCGGTCCACCGACCCGGCCCGTGACCTGCCGCTGGCAGCCGCCCTGATGGAGCGCGGCGGCACCGGCGGCAGCCTGTTCCGGGCCATGTACCGCGACTTCCTCGCCGAGGCCGCCACCCTGGTCGACGACGACAACCTGCGCCACGGCCAGCGGCTCTATGCCGAGATCGCGCCACTCTGGAGCGAGGTCGCGGCGCACCTCACCACCGCCGGCGAGACGGCCGACCCGGCGTACCTGGCGGAGGCCGCGAAGATCCTCGCCGACCTGGCGATCCGGGAACGCGAGGCCATGGAGACGCTGGCCCGGATCCGCTGA
- a CDS encoding FxsB family cyclophane-forming radical SAM/SPASM peptide maturase — protein MTAGSTRRSSAPPSSPISQYVLKIASRCDLKCDYCYVYEHADQGWRRQPSLMDPAVVRTVARRIADHAERHRLPAVRVVLHGGEPLLAGAARLDEIATELHGTIGPRLDLRMQTNGVLLTEEICAVLRAHRIRVGVSLDGDVTAHDRHRRFAHGAGSHRHVRRALALLRADENRDCYAGLLCTVDLRNDPIAVYRALLAESPPRIDFLLPHATWETPPPAGPTSYGRWLSAIFAVWTEDGRRVPIRLFDALLAPGEARTEAVGLGPADLVVIETDGSYEQVDSLKVTYDGAAATGLDVFTATVNEVAAHPMIAMRQTGLAGLSATCRACPVVDRCGGGQFTHRFRSSNGFDNPSVYCADLQELIGFIVDRDGLAGWVRDELASGAGGAAAVGQLPPIHEAITRARVVTLGSGGADGWAELVALDEAAPDAVREVLTHPFVRRGDVAYLKNVAVSAAIRAGAEIELAVESRDGLLFLPTLGALRRPGTGTVRTFAGGFRAGDVTVRLAEPPPAWLPTRRLAIGFGIEVVLEDSDPLRGSGLALAGRLDDAAAAAWQQRLEGALAGLNADAPDYLPGIAAALRAIVPLAPDGTGKQRAGSARTAFGAVAATPEEPDALALLLVHEVQHLKLGAILDVCPLFDPRDPTRIAVRWRADPRPVEGVLQGSYAFLAVADVWRRRGDGGRYAEIRGWLDAALDALLAGSFLTPAGVRFVTGMRATVDDWSI, from the coding sequence ATCACGGCCGGATCGACGCGGCGCTCTTCGGCTCCTCCATCTAGCCCGATCAGCCAATACGTTCTGAAGATCGCCAGTCGCTGCGACCTGAAATGCGACTACTGCTACGTCTACGAGCACGCCGACCAGGGCTGGCGCCGGCAACCGTCGTTGATGGACCCGGCCGTGGTGCGCACGGTGGCCCGGCGGATCGCCGACCACGCGGAACGGCACCGGCTGCCCGCGGTCCGGGTGGTGCTGCACGGCGGGGAGCCGCTGCTGGCCGGGGCGGCCCGGCTCGACGAGATCGCCACCGAGTTGCACGGGACCATCGGCCCGCGGCTCGACCTGCGCATGCAGACCAACGGGGTGCTGCTCACCGAGGAGATCTGCGCGGTGCTCCGCGCGCACCGGATCCGGGTGGGCGTGTCGCTGGACGGCGACGTGACGGCGCACGACAGGCATCGCCGTTTCGCGCACGGCGCCGGCAGTCATCGGCACGTCCGGCGGGCATTGGCGCTGCTGCGTGCCGACGAGAACCGGGACTGCTACGCCGGGCTGCTGTGCACCGTCGATCTGCGCAACGATCCAATAGCCGTCTACCGGGCCCTGCTGGCGGAGAGCCCGCCACGGATCGACTTCTTGCTGCCCCACGCGACCTGGGAGACGCCGCCGCCGGCCGGCCCGACGTCGTACGGGAGATGGTTGTCGGCGATCTTCGCGGTCTGGACCGAGGACGGCCGGCGGGTGCCGATCCGCCTGTTCGACGCGCTGCTGGCGCCGGGCGAGGCCCGGACCGAGGCGGTCGGCCTGGGCCCGGCCGACCTCGTGGTGATCGAGACGGACGGCTCCTACGAGCAGGTCGACTCACTCAAGGTGACCTATGACGGAGCGGCAGCGACCGGCCTGGACGTCTTCACGGCGACGGTCAACGAGGTGGCCGCCCACCCGATGATCGCGATGCGGCAGACCGGGCTCGCCGGGCTGAGCGCCACCTGCCGGGCCTGCCCGGTGGTCGACCGCTGCGGCGGTGGCCAGTTCACGCACCGTTTCCGCAGTTCCAACGGGTTCGACAACCCGTCGGTCTACTGCGCCGACCTGCAGGAGCTGATCGGCTTCATCGTTGACCGGGACGGGCTGGCCGGCTGGGTGCGGGACGAGCTGGCGAGCGGGGCGGGCGGCGCGGCGGCGGTAGGGCAGCTGCCGCCGATCCACGAGGCGATCACCCGGGCCCGGGTCGTCACACTGGGTAGCGGCGGGGCGGACGGCTGGGCGGAACTGGTCGCGCTGGACGAGGCGGCGCCGGACGCCGTCCGGGAGGTGCTCACCCATCCGTTCGTGCGGCGCGGCGATGTCGCGTACCTCAAGAATGTCGCGGTGTCGGCCGCGATCCGCGCCGGAGCCGAGATCGAACTGGCCGTCGAGAGCCGCGACGGCCTGCTCTTCCTGCCGACTCTCGGCGCGCTGCGCCGGCCGGGCACCGGCACGGTCCGCACGTTCGCCGGCGGCTTCCGGGCCGGCGACGTGACGGTCCGCCTGGCCGAGCCGCCGCCCGCGTGGCTACCGACGCGCCGGCTGGCGATCGGCTTCGGCATCGAGGTGGTGCTGGAGGACAGCGATCCGCTGCGCGGCAGCGGGCTGGCCCTGGCCGGGCGGCTCGACGACGCCGCGGCGGCGGCCTGGCAGCAACGGCTCGAAGGCGCGCTGGCCGGCCTGAACGCCGACGCGCCGGACTACCTGCCGGGGATCGCCGCCGCCCTGCGCGCGATCGTGCCGCTCGCCCCGGACGGCACCGGCAAGCAGCGGGCCGGCTCGGCGCGCACCGCGTTCGGCGCGGTGGCCGCCACCCCGGAGGAGCCGGACGCGCTCGCGCTGCTGCTGGTCCACGAGGTGCAGCACCTCAAGCTCGGCGCGATCCTGGACGTCTGCCCGCTGTTCGACCCGCGCGACCCGACCCGGATCGCGGTCCGGTGGCGCGCCGACCCGCGCCCGGTCGAGGGCGTGTTGCAGGGCAGCTACGCGTTCCTGGCGGTCGCCGACGTGTGGCGGCGGCGCGGCGACGGCGGCCGCTACGCGGAGATCCGTGGCTGGCTGGATGCGGCGCTCGACGCGCTGCTCGCCGGCTCGTTCCTGACCCCGGCCGGCGTCCGGTTCGTCACCGGCATGCGCGCCACAGTGGATGACTGGTCCATTTGA
- a CDS encoding TIR-like protein FxsC, whose protein sequence is MTSAREPVFFISYAHRPRRRRRPENEIDPVEEFYAALSEHIYELVGLRVGAAAGFMDTDMDGGQRWSAELAYAIGHCQVLVPLLSPNYLTSEWCAKEWRAFQRRPHRSIPGTHPTPGSLPVIPVRWAPVDVSSLPAEMRAVQVFKPAKVPAQMAQSYEDEGLYGLLQTGEQGREAYTTVVWRLAQRIALAYGTHHVEPDEDVDFGEGAP, encoded by the coding sequence GTGACGTCGGCCCGCGAACCGGTCTTCTTCATCAGCTACGCACACCGGCCGCGCCGCCGCCGGCGGCCGGAGAACGAGATCGACCCGGTCGAGGAGTTCTACGCGGCGCTGTCCGAGCACATCTACGAGCTGGTCGGGCTGCGGGTCGGCGCCGCCGCCGGGTTCATGGACACCGACATGGACGGCGGCCAGCGCTGGTCGGCCGAGCTGGCCTACGCCATCGGCCACTGCCAGGTGCTGGTCCCGCTGCTCTCGCCGAACTATCTGACCAGCGAATGGTGCGCCAAGGAGTGGCGGGCGTTCCAGCGGCGGCCGCACCGCTCGATCCCGGGCACGCACCCGACGCCGGGCTCGCTGCCGGTGATCCCGGTGCGCTGGGCGCCCGTCGACGTGTCGAGCCTGCCCGCGGAGATGCGCGCGGTGCAGGTCTTCAAACCGGCGAAAGTGCCCGCGCAGATGGCACAGTCGTATGAGGACGAGGGTCTCTACGGCCTGTTGCAGACGGGCGAGCAGGGCCGGGAGGCGTACACAACGGTGGTGTGGCGGCTGGCGCAGCGGATCGCGCTTGCCTACGGCACCCACCATGTCGAACCAGACGAGGACGTCGACTTCGGGGAGGGCGCCCCGTGA
- a CDS encoding TIR-like protein FxsC has protein sequence MIFFVSHAHAVRVAGLARPDSDPWVSRFFGDLAAAVGEDGFYDGLLDPAQDRKQQLGAALGTAQVFVPLYSPQYFGNSWATAELASFRHRLRRLGPAEAARHVVPVVWTPLPPWEHRPEVDEAFTVVGKNTDYAENGLRALCMLSLYRASYQTLVSAFAERIARVVRDSPLRPSAPGPLDPRPVDTGEPALVVSLLGVAPEVGDRLIEVAERLGVPARILPLDQSARRPCVLLLDAATSPETVRDTVAGLPRWVIPVVLASASAPTRAITGILRSAGLPQVSPLRATGEFDRNAPLLVTEARKQYLRYGPVVTAPGGPRPSLRRNNDSRG, from the coding sequence GTGATCTTCTTCGTGAGTCACGCGCACGCGGTCCGGGTGGCCGGGCTCGCGCGGCCGGACTCCGATCCGTGGGTGAGCCGGTTCTTCGGCGATCTGGCCGCCGCGGTCGGCGAGGACGGTTTCTACGACGGGCTGCTCGACCCGGCCCAAGATCGAAAACAGCAGCTCGGCGCGGCGCTCGGCACCGCCCAGGTGTTCGTCCCGCTGTACTCGCCGCAGTACTTCGGCAACTCGTGGGCGACAGCGGAGCTGGCCTCGTTCCGGCATCGGCTGCGCCGGCTCGGACCGGCGGAGGCGGCCCGGCACGTCGTCCCGGTGGTGTGGACCCCGCTGCCGCCGTGGGAGCACCGCCCCGAGGTCGACGAGGCCTTCACCGTCGTCGGCAAGAACACCGACTACGCCGAGAACGGGCTGCGGGCCCTCTGCATGCTCAGCCTCTACCGCGCCTCCTACCAGACGCTGGTCAGCGCGTTCGCCGAACGGATCGCCCGGGTGGTCCGGGATTCGCCGCTGCGGCCGTCGGCGCCCGGGCCGCTGGATCCGCGGCCGGTCGACACCGGCGAGCCGGCGCTGGTGGTCTCGCTGCTGGGTGTCGCGCCGGAGGTCGGCGACCGGCTGATCGAGGTGGCCGAGCGGCTCGGCGTGCCGGCCCGGATCCTCCCCCTCGACCAGTCCGCGCGCCGGCCCTGCGTGCTGCTGCTCGACGCCGCGACCAGCCCGGAGACGGTCCGCGACACGGTCGCCGGGCTGCCCCGCTGGGTGATCCCGGTGGTGCTCGCGAGCGCCTCGGCGCCGACCCGGGCGATCACCGGTATCCTGCGATCCGCCGGGCTGCCGCAGGTCAGCCCGCTGCGGGCGACGGGCGAGTTCGACCGGAACGCTCCGCTGCTGGTCACCGAGGCCCGCAAGCAATATCTACGGTACGGCCCGGTGGTCACCGCGCCCGGCGGACCCCGGCCCAGCCTGCGCCGGAACAACGACTCGCGGGGGTAA